A single region of the Halopiger xanaduensis SH-6 genome encodes:
- a CDS encoding glycoside hydrolase family 3 protein: protein MPDGNSQAEESDEVDDSRRTFMKATGAATAASAVGLGADSAAADAGAGGDRHSIDRLLEEMTLEQKVGQMTQVAIDDLGEGFGPETAFNDHDEPATVGELFTELHVGSILNGGASGPTFDGEEFVAGLNRLQQYNVTNNGTGIPFVWGGDALHGNTLLDGCTSFPQRLNMGMTRDIDLVEAAATHTGAEIAAMGGHWIFGPTVDLLRDMRWGRFFEGHSEDSMLLGEMGKARARGFERNGRVAATVKHFAGYGTPNTGKDRAHVRTSMRDLRTRQLPAYERALEEAKTVMVNSGAVNGKPAHASSWLLIQVLRKRFEFDGVVLSDWDDFYRLISNHEYLPDTEEGWREAVKQGIAAGVDMHMCGGEVAPTDFIDTVIDLVESGELSEERIDVSVRRILELKLELGLFEQPTVPEDRIDEFVGGAQSVSEQLAKESLVLLKNEDDALPLEGSERVLLTGPGIEDGTPNRFLMQHGGWTLGWQGIEDGDLTEDGPRPRQNTIEDGLAARLGDRLTHVPTEFRAAPYESIFENFDNGFFDVTDEQAAAIQNAAPASDAVVIVLGEGPHNEGFGDRDKMRFPEAQRQLVELVDELTGDDVPLVGVILAGSPRGTAETFDHLDAVLFAGQPGSDTGVAVADTLFGDYNPSGKLSFTWEGNVGHVPQFYDDYPPRQSVGAEDQLVQFEFGHGLSYTDWEYSDLSLSPATVDDPASTPTVTAQVTVHNTGDAAGDHIVEVYNTESYGSVLQPHRRLMGFERVHVDAGDSETVTIELDLSTLEVVPGDVPGHQAKVVEPGEYEVAVGEATATLSIERTGHITDPEPMPGRYDINNDGEEDIDDVMALYRRLE from the coding sequence ATGCCGGACGGTAATTCACAGGCGGAGGAATCGGACGAGGTAGACGACTCGCGGCGGACGTTCATGAAGGCGACCGGCGCCGCGACCGCGGCGTCGGCGGTCGGTCTCGGAGCGGACAGCGCGGCCGCAGACGCGGGTGCAGGCGGTGACCGACACAGTATCGACCGCCTGCTCGAGGAGATGACGCTCGAGCAGAAGGTCGGCCAGATGACCCAGGTCGCGATCGACGATCTCGGCGAGGGGTTCGGTCCCGAGACGGCGTTCAACGATCACGATGAACCGGCCACGGTCGGCGAACTGTTCACCGAACTGCACGTCGGCTCGATCCTCAACGGCGGCGCCTCCGGCCCGACGTTCGACGGCGAGGAGTTCGTCGCCGGGCTGAACCGACTCCAACAGTACAACGTAACCAACAACGGCACGGGAATTCCGTTCGTCTGGGGCGGCGACGCGCTTCACGGAAATACGCTGCTCGACGGCTGTACGAGCTTCCCGCAGCGGCTCAACATGGGGATGACCCGCGACATCGACCTCGTCGAGGCCGCGGCAACTCACACCGGCGCGGAGATCGCGGCCATGGGCGGCCACTGGATCTTCGGCCCGACGGTCGACCTGCTGCGTGACATGCGCTGGGGGCGCTTCTTCGAAGGTCACAGCGAGGACTCGATGCTGCTGGGCGAGATGGGGAAGGCCCGCGCCCGCGGCTTCGAACGGAACGGCCGCGTCGCCGCGACGGTCAAACACTTCGCCGGCTACGGGACGCCCAACACCGGCAAGGACCGCGCCCACGTCCGCACCTCGATGCGGGACCTGCGGACCAGACAGCTCCCGGCCTACGAGCGCGCCCTCGAGGAGGCCAAGACGGTCATGGTCAACAGCGGCGCGGTCAACGGCAAGCCGGCCCACGCCTCGAGTTGGTTGCTGATCCAGGTGCTGCGCAAGCGCTTCGAGTTCGACGGCGTCGTACTGAGTGACTGGGACGACTTCTACCGGCTCATCTCTAACCACGAGTACCTGCCCGACACCGAGGAGGGCTGGCGCGAGGCGGTCAAGCAGGGGATCGCCGCCGGCGTCGACATGCACATGTGCGGCGGCGAGGTCGCGCCGACGGACTTCATCGACACGGTGATCGATCTCGTCGAGAGCGGCGAACTCTCCGAGGAGCGGATCGACGTCTCGGTGCGGCGAATCCTCGAGCTCAAGCTGGAACTGGGGCTGTTCGAGCAGCCGACCGTCCCCGAAGATCGCATCGACGAGTTCGTCGGCGGCGCTCAGAGCGTTTCCGAGCAGTTGGCCAAAGAGTCGCTCGTCCTGCTGAAAAACGAGGACGACGCCCTGCCGCTCGAGGGGTCCGAACGCGTCCTGTTGACCGGGCCCGGAATCGAGGACGGGACGCCGAACCGGTTCCTGATGCAACACGGCGGCTGGACGCTGGGCTGGCAGGGGATCGAGGACGGCGACCTCACCGAGGACGGCCCGCGGCCGCGACAGAACACGATCGAGGACGGGCTGGCCGCCCGGCTCGGCGACCGGCTCACCCACGTTCCGACCGAGTTCCGCGCGGCCCCCTACGAGAGCATCTTCGAGAACTTCGACAACGGTTTCTTCGACGTGACCGACGAGCAGGCGGCGGCGATTCAGAACGCGGCACCCGCCTCGGACGCTGTCGTGATCGTCCTCGGCGAGGGGCCGCACAACGAGGGCTTCGGCGACCGCGACAAGATGCGGTTCCCCGAGGCCCAGCGGCAACTCGTGGAATTGGTCGACGAGTTGACCGGCGACGACGTCCCGCTCGTCGGCGTGATCCTCGCCGGCAGCCCGCGCGGGACCGCCGAAACGTTCGACCACCTCGACGCGGTGCTGTTCGCCGGCCAACCCGGCAGCGACACCGGCGTCGCGGTCGCCGACACGCTGTTCGGCGACTACAACCCCTCCGGCAAGCTGTCGTTCACCTGGGAGGGCAACGTCGGCCACGTCCCGCAGTTCTACGACGACTACCCGCCGCGCCAGTCCGTCGGCGCCGAGGACCAGCTGGTCCAGTTCGAGTTCGGCCACGGGCTCTCCTACACCGATTGGGAGTACTCCGACCTCTCGCTGTCGCCGGCGACCGTCGACGACCCCGCGTCGACGCCGACGGTCACGGCGCAGGTCACCGTCCACAACACCGGCGACGCGGCCGGCGACCACATCGTCGAGGTCTACAACACCGAATCCTACGGGTCGGTCCTCCAGCCCCACCGCCGCCTGATGGGCTTCGAGCGCGTCCACGTCGACGCCGGCGACAGCGAAACGGTCACGATCGAACTCGACCTCTCGACGCTCGAGGTCGTCCCCGGCGACGTGCCCGGCCACCAGGCGAAGGTCGTCGAACCCGGTGAGTACGAGGTTGCCGTCGGCGAGGCGACGGCGACGCTTTCGATCGAGCGGACGGGCCACATCACCGACCCCGAGCCGATGCCGGGCCGGTACGACATCAACAACGACGGCGAGGAGGACATCGACGACGTCATGGCGCTGTACCGGCGCCTCGAGTAG
- a CDS encoding nitroreductase family protein, with protein MQETASKRNELREEVAEHREPAYDVDPLFVNRWSPRAMTGDPLEEAEYLPLFEAARWAPSAFNNQHWRFLYADREDEEWDTFVGLLNEMNQAWATDAAVLVVVVSKTTFDHNDDPAPTHAFDTGAAWQNLALEGTRRGLAVHPIAGFDYERAADELEVPEAYEVQAMVAIGERALPETLPEDLREREQPSDRKPLEEIVHRGGFDGEE; from the coding sequence ATGCAAGAGACCGCTTCGAAACGAAACGAGCTTCGGGAGGAAGTCGCCGAGCATCGCGAGCCCGCGTACGACGTCGATCCGCTCTTCGTCAACCGCTGGTCGCCCCGCGCGATGACCGGCGACCCGCTCGAGGAGGCGGAGTATCTTCCGCTGTTCGAAGCCGCCCGCTGGGCGCCGTCGGCCTTTAACAACCAGCACTGGCGATTTCTGTACGCCGACCGCGAGGACGAGGAGTGGGACACCTTCGTCGGCCTGCTCAACGAGATGAATCAGGCGTGGGCGACCGACGCTGCCGTCCTCGTGGTCGTCGTCTCGAAGACGACGTTCGATCACAACGACGACCCGGCGCCCACGCACGCGTTCGACACCGGCGCCGCCTGGCAGAACCTCGCGCTCGAGGGGACGCGCCGCGGTCTGGCTGTCCACCCGATCGCCGGCTTCGATTACGAGCGTGCAGCCGACGAACTCGAGGTGCCCGAGGCGTACGAGGTGCAGGCGATGGTCGCGATCGGCGAGCGCGCGCTACCGGAGACGCTGCCCGAGGACCTGCGGGAACGCGAGCAACCGAGCGATCGGAAGCCGCTCGAGGAAATCGTCCATCGGGGCGGGTTTGACGGCGAAGAGTAG
- a CDS encoding methionine synthase encodes MTTNENKDQFRPADHENDHFLLTTVVGSYPKPKWLNRAKELYRDEDHEFDAEDWQEAKDDAARLITDEHERAGLDVVVDGEMRRNEMVEFFAHRIEGYEFNGPVKVWGHNYFDKPSVVSEVEYDDSWLVDEYEFTAAASDRPVKVPITGPYTLANWSFNEAYDDDEELAYDLADLVNEEIEKLVDAGARYIQIDEPALATTPDDHAIVGECLERIVADIPEEVRIGLHVCYGDYSRIYPEILEFPVDEFDLELANGDYEQLDVFKDPDFTKDLALGVCDAHVAEVESVEQIEENILKGLEVVPPEQLVVSPDCGVKLLPREVAYGKMANMVQAARNVERDLDEGNIDVERGAAATADD; translated from the coding sequence ATGACCACGAACGAAAACAAGGATCAGTTCCGACCCGCCGACCACGAGAACGACCACTTCCTGCTGACGACCGTCGTCGGCTCCTACCCCAAGCCCAAGTGGCTCAACCGCGCGAAGGAGCTCTACCGAGACGAGGACCACGAGTTCGACGCAGAGGACTGGCAGGAAGCGAAAGACGACGCCGCCCGCCTGATCACGGACGAACACGAACGCGCCGGCCTAGACGTCGTCGTCGACGGCGAGATGCGGCGCAACGAGATGGTCGAGTTCTTCGCCCACCGGATCGAGGGCTACGAGTTCAACGGCCCCGTCAAGGTCTGGGGGCACAACTACTTCGACAAGCCGTCGGTCGTCTCGGAGGTCGAGTACGACGACTCCTGGCTCGTCGACGAGTACGAGTTCACCGCGGCCGCCAGCGACCGGCCCGTCAAGGTCCCGATCACCGGCCCCTACACGCTCGCGAACTGGTCGTTCAACGAGGCCTACGACGACGACGAGGAACTCGCCTACGACCTCGCGGATCTGGTCAACGAGGAGATCGAGAAGCTCGTCGACGCCGGCGCCCGCTACATCCAGATCGACGAGCCCGCGCTCGCGACCACGCCCGACGACCACGCCATCGTCGGCGAGTGCCTCGAGCGGATCGTCGCCGACATCCCCGAGGAGGTCCGCATCGGCCTGCACGTCTGTTACGGCGACTACTCCCGCATCTACCCCGAGATCCTCGAGTTCCCCGTCGACGAGTTCGACCTCGAACTCGCCAACGGCGACTACGAGCAACTGGACGTCTTCAAGGACCCCGACTTCACGAAGGATCTCGCGCTCGGCGTCTGCGACGCCCACGTCGCCGAGGTCGAGTCCGTGGAGCAGATCGAGGAAAACATTTTGAAGGGCCTCGAGGTCGTCCCGCCGGAACAGCTCGTCGTCTCGCCGGACTGCGGCGTGAAGCTGCTGCCCCGCGAGGTCGCCTACGGCAAGATGGCGAACATGGTCCAGGCGGCCCGCAACGTCGAGCGGGATCTGGACGAAGGAAATATCGACGTCGAACGCGGCGCGGCCGCGACGGCCGACGACTGA
- a CDS encoding GntP family permease, translating to MLPATMPLQIGGAGPLLALVAGIATIVFLLIYLDLPPFIALVIAGFVVGAVSPDIPFGDVPGEFAGSFGDGMAGIGIPILMAAIIGKAMIESGAADRIVRFFNGVFGRDNTEYSLFSSGFVMAIPVFFDNVFYLLAPLARAARSRTGQNYALFIVAIGAAGAVTHGFVPPTPGPLLAVETFAEAGASTNLGLTIGVGLLTGLPTALVAGLGYGYVINRRLEIPLRDAMGTTVEELNEKVERPTSQLPGLLEAMLPILLAVLLVGADTFVTTFIGEDTAAASVTNFIGDPNFALTAAALAAAFTYFRMSDISGDVFSDELTEALKSGGNIAAITAAGGAFGYMLQQAGAGELIANSLQELGLGVLATAWVIAAGVRLVQGSATVAITTTAGITAPMAGSFSANPAYLVMAIGAGATFCSWYNDSGFWIVKEIGGLTQGETLKTWTVSTILIGIVGLISTLVFSTILPLA from the coding sequence ATGCTACCAGCTACCATGCCGTTGCAGATCGGCGGAGCAGGACCGCTCCTCGCGCTGGTCGCGGGGATCGCAACCATCGTCTTCCTCCTGATTTACCTCGACTTACCGCCGTTCATCGCGCTGGTCATCGCCGGGTTCGTCGTCGGCGCAGTTTCCCCCGACATTCCGTTCGGCGACGTGCCCGGGGAGTTCGCCGGATCGTTCGGGGACGGGATGGCCGGGATCGGTATCCCGATCCTGATGGCGGCGATCATCGGAAAGGCGATGATCGAAAGCGGCGCGGCGGACCGGATCGTCCGCTTTTTCAACGGCGTCTTCGGGCGGGACAACACCGAGTACTCGCTGTTCAGCAGCGGATTCGTCATGGCGATCCCGGTGTTTTTCGACAACGTGTTCTACCTGCTCGCGCCGCTGGCGCGAGCGGCGCGCTCGCGCACGGGGCAGAATTACGCGCTGTTCATCGTCGCCATCGGGGCGGCCGGCGCCGTGACGCACGGGTTCGTCCCGCCGACGCCGGGTCCGCTGCTCGCAGTCGAAACGTTTGCGGAGGCCGGTGCATCGACGAACCTGGGTCTGACGATCGGAGTCGGACTCCTGACGGGACTTCCGACCGCGCTCGTCGCCGGTCTCGGCTACGGCTACGTCATCAACCGACGGCTCGAGATCCCGCTGCGCGACGCGATGGGGACGACCGTCGAGGAACTGAACGAGAAGGTCGAGCGACCTACGAGTCAGCTTCCGGGCCTGCTCGAGGCGATGCTCCCGATCCTGCTGGCCGTCCTGCTGGTGGGTGCGGACACCTTCGTCACGACGTTCATCGGCGAGGATACCGCCGCCGCTTCGGTTACGAATTTCATCGGCGATCCGAACTTCGCGCTGACCGCGGCGGCGCTCGCTGCGGCGTTCACCTACTTCCGCATGAGCGACATCTCCGGAGATGTGTTCTCCGACGAACTGACAGAGGCGCTCAAAAGCGGCGGTAACATCGCGGCGATCACCGCCGCCGGCGGCGCGTTCGGGTACATGCTCCAGCAGGCCGGTGCCGGCGAACTCATCGCGAACAGCCTTCAGGAACTCGGCCTCGGCGTGCTCGCCACCGCGTGGGTGATCGCCGCGGGCGTGCGCCTGGTCCAGGGGTCTGCGACCGTCGCGATCACCACGACCGCGGGCATCACCGCGCCGATGGCCGGAAGCTTCAGCGCGAATCCCGCCTACCTGGTCATGGCGATCGGTGCGGGCGCGACCTTCTGCTCGTGGTACAACGACAGCGGCTTCTGGATCGTCAAGGAGATCGGCGGGCTCACCCAGGGCGAGACGCTCAAAACGTGGACCGTCTCGACGATCCTCATCGGGATCGTGGGCCTGATCAGCACGCTGGTCTTCTCGACGATCCTGCCGCTGGCCTAG
- a CDS encoding HemK2/MTQ2 family protein methyltransferase, with amino-acid sequence MDLSDRRDVETEVYQPAEDSQLLAETACERIGRTAADSSGGDGDADADPPLVLEVGTGSGYVAHRVDAETDARVIASDLNPHAVRQAREEGLETVRADLVSPFADGAFDAVLFNPPYLPTDPENEWDDWMERALSGGEDGRAVIDPFLANVGRVIAPDGVVYLLVSSLTGVDEVVERAGEEGFSAAAIADESFPFETLTVLELFD; translated from the coding sequence ATGGACCTCAGCGACCGACGCGACGTCGAAACCGAGGTGTACCAGCCGGCCGAAGACTCGCAGTTGCTGGCTGAAACGGCCTGCGAACGGATCGGCCGGACGGCTGCCGACTCCAGCGGCGGTGACGGCGACGCGGACGCCGATCCCCCGCTCGTCCTCGAGGTCGGCACCGGCTCCGGCTACGTCGCCCATCGGGTCGACGCGGAGACGGATGCCCGCGTGATCGCCTCGGATCTGAACCCCCACGCCGTTCGCCAGGCCCGCGAAGAGGGCCTCGAGACGGTTCGGGCGGACCTCGTTTCGCCGTTCGCAGACGGCGCGTTCGACGCCGTCCTCTTTAACCCGCCGTACCTGCCGACCGACCCCGAAAACGAGTGGGACGACTGGATGGAACGCGCGCTGTCGGGCGGCGAAGACGGCCGCGCGGTGATCGATCCGTTCCTCGCGAACGTCGGCCGCGTGATCGCGCCCGACGGCGTCGTCTACCTGCTGGTCAGCAGTCTCACCGGCGTCGACGAGGTCGTCGAGCGGGCCGGCGAGGAGGGCTTTAGCGCCGCTGCAATCGCCGACGAGTCGTTCCCCTTCGAGACGCTGACCGTCCTCGAGCTATTCGACTAG
- a CDS encoding mechanosensitive ion channel family protein: MTATEDPTGAGWLDRLSGLFAGVESTEMQLAITFAAVGLLLFVLLSYRRVQKRVAERTKPLYGDIASTAVLIATCLVTLAIVVGVWDLTGTIHTGFDQLDLGGDIVAKAIVSFILIVGTIILQRFVKRVLDEVLGSAAAVTDHQREITRRLTQVVIWSVSVVVVLGVWIDDLGGLLVGAGFLGIVVGMAARQTLGTVLAGFVLMFDRPFEIGDWIKVEDEEGIVTDISIVNTRLRSFDGEYIMIPNDVVSSEMVTNRSRRGRLRIEIEVGVDYETDLEHAADVAESVVADLEYSLSAPGPQVVGKEFGDSAVVLGVRFWIDKPSARRHWRARTAAINAIKDAFDDEGIKIPFPQQELSGRAETDGFRIAGDGTSVSTGDGTEIENDSHEQRMTPPEEN, encoded by the coding sequence ATGACTGCAACGGAGGATCCGACCGGAGCCGGCTGGCTGGATCGGCTCAGCGGACTGTTCGCGGGGGTCGAGTCGACGGAGATGCAACTCGCGATTACGTTCGCAGCGGTCGGGCTCCTGCTTTTCGTCCTGCTCTCCTACCGGCGCGTCCAGAAACGCGTCGCCGAGCGTACGAAACCGCTGTACGGCGACATCGCGTCGACCGCGGTCCTCATCGCCACCTGTCTGGTCACCCTCGCGATCGTCGTCGGCGTCTGGGACCTGACGGGAACGATCCACACCGGGTTCGATCAACTCGACCTCGGCGGCGACATCGTGGCGAAAGCGATCGTCTCCTTCATCCTCATCGTCGGGACGATCATCCTCCAGCGGTTCGTCAAGCGCGTTCTCGACGAGGTGCTGGGCTCGGCGGCAGCCGTCACCGACCACCAGCGCGAGATCACCCGCCGGCTGACGCAGGTCGTCATCTGGTCGGTCTCGGTGGTCGTCGTGCTGGGCGTCTGGATCGACGATCTCGGCGGCCTGCTCGTTGGGGCCGGCTTCCTCGGTATCGTCGTCGGTATGGCCGCGCGCCAGACGCTGGGGACGGTGTTAGCCGGTTTCGTCTTAATGTTCGACCGCCCGTTCGAGATCGGCGACTGGATCAAAGTCGAGGACGAGGAGGGAATCGTCACGGATATCTCGATCGTCAACACGCGCCTGCGGAGCTTCGACGGCGAGTACATCATGATCCCGAACGACGTCGTCTCCTCCGAAATGGTAACGAACCGCTCGCGGCGCGGCCGATTGCGTATCGAAATCGAGGTCGGCGTCGACTACGAGACCGACCTCGAGCACGCCGCCGACGTCGCCGAGTCGGTCGTCGCGGACCTCGAGTACTCGCTGTCCGCGCCCGGGCCGCAGGTCGTCGGGAAGGAGTTCGGCGACTCGGCGGTGGTACTGGGCGTGCGGTTCTGGATCGACAAGCCGAGCGCCAGACGCCACTGGCGGGCCCGAACCGCCGCGATCAACGCGATCAAGGACGCGTTCGACGACGAGGGAATCAAGATCCCCTTCCCGCAGCAGGAACTGTCGGGACGGGCCGAAACCGACGGATTTCGGATCGCCGGCGACGGAACGAGCGTGTCGACCGGCGACGGCACCGAAATCGAGAACGACAGCCACGAACAGCGGATGACTCCACCGGAGGAAAACTGA
- a CDS encoding 16S ribosomal RNA methyltransferase A, which translates to MRDPDALIARAGVRGDPDRDQHFLVDDRVLDRLPTYLEEIDADASHLLEIGGGTGALTDRLLAVADEVTVVERDRKLAAFLREEFREAIDAGDLTVIEDDALEVDLPDFTASVSNLPYGVSSEIAFRLLPEGRPLVLMFQQEFAERMVAEPDTSEYGRLSVSTQHYADVEIVESIPKEAFSPPPAVQSAVIRAVPRDPDYEVDDEEFFLRFVKALFTQRRKTIRNAIRNTAHITNLEAPDAVVEAADEAILQKRADAMEPREFAALARLALEVGEPAET; encoded by the coding sequence ATGAGAGACCCCGATGCGCTGATCGCCCGGGCCGGCGTCCGCGGCGATCCGGACCGCGACCAGCACTTCCTCGTCGACGACCGCGTGCTCGATCGGCTGCCGACCTACCTCGAGGAGATCGATGCCGACGCGTCCCACCTGCTCGAGATCGGCGGCGGGACTGGCGCGCTGACCGACCGCCTCCTCGCGGTCGCCGACGAGGTGACGGTCGTCGAACGAGATCGGAAGCTCGCCGCGTTCCTGCGGGAGGAGTTTCGCGAGGCGATCGACGCCGGCGATCTGACCGTGATCGAGGACGACGCCCTCGAGGTCGACTTGCCCGACTTCACGGCCTCGGTGTCGAACCTCCCCTACGGCGTCTCGAGCGAGATCGCCTTCCGACTGCTTCCCGAAGGGCGGCCGCTCGTGTTGATGTTTCAGCAGGAGTTCGCCGAGCGGATGGTCGCCGAGCCCGACACCTCGGAGTACGGCCGGCTTTCGGTGTCGACCCAGCACTACGCCGACGTCGAAATCGTCGAATCGATCCCGAAGGAGGCGTTCTCGCCGCCGCCGGCGGTCCAGAGCGCGGTGATCCGCGCGGTGCCGCGCGACCCGGACTACGAGGTCGACGACGAGGAGTTCTTCCTGCGGTTCGTGAAGGCCCTCTTTACGCAACGGCGGAAGACGATCCGGAACGCGATCCGGAACACGGCCCACATCACGAACCTCGAGGCGCCCGATGCAGTCGTCGAGGCGGCCGACGAAGCGATTCTGCAGAAGCGAGCCGACGCGATGGAGCCCCGGGAGTTCGCCGCGCTGGCGCGACTGGCGCTCGAGGTCGGCGAGCCGGCGGAAACGTAG
- a CDS encoding universal stress protein — translation MIETILLAIGPSDSDRIDELTQQTIDVAEPTGATVVLAHVISASEYEDEVHNYQEAIDKMGIDLENRDLSPEALARETEPVSEISDRLEEAGVDVEIRAAVGDRAEEIIALAEEVDADNLIVGGRKRSPTGKAVFGSTAQKVLLSSPCPVTYVRSGTV, via the coding sequence ATGATTGAGACGATTCTACTCGCGATCGGGCCGAGCGATAGCGACCGTATCGACGAGTTGACCCAGCAGACGATCGACGTCGCCGAGCCGACGGGTGCGACCGTCGTTCTGGCGCACGTCATTTCGGCCAGCGAGTACGAGGACGAGGTTCACAACTACCAGGAAGCCATCGACAAGATGGGCATCGACCTCGAGAACCGGGACCTCTCCCCGGAGGCGCTGGCCCGGGAGACGGAGCCGGTCAGCGAGATTTCCGATCGGCTCGAGGAGGCGGGCGTCGACGTCGAGATCCGCGCTGCGGTCGGCGACCGCGCCGAGGAGATCATCGCGTTGGCCGAGGAGGTCGACGCGGACAACCTCATCGTCGGCGGCCGGAAGCGCTCGCCGACGGGGAAGGCGGTGTTCGGCAGTACGGCCCAGAAGGTGCTGCTCTCCTCGCCGTGTCCGGTCACGTACGTCCGAAGCGGCACGGTCTGA
- a CDS encoding DUF655 domain-containing protein has translation MSEADGDETDVRRAVVLDYLAHGLSDDGRPQYEKSPAGYALEVDDFRLYQVAFDEDERLTIGSEVVVEPPEERDIVTEAHRVDYEDLSSGAQSELEYVVQDLVEENEERFVDFYNEAQPITLRLHQLNLLPGIGKKLRNGILDERKRKPFESFEELSERVSGLHDPDEILVERILEELRDDDLKYQTFVGRQEEENAR, from the coding sequence ATGAGCGAAGCCGACGGCGACGAGACGGACGTTCGGCGCGCAGTCGTGTTGGACTACCTCGCACACGGGCTGTCGGACGACGGTCGACCGCAGTACGAGAAGTCTCCAGCGGGATATGCGCTGGAGGTCGACGATTTCCGCCTCTATCAGGTCGCCTTCGACGAAGACGAGCGGCTCACGATCGGCAGCGAGGTTGTCGTCGAGCCGCCGGAAGAACGGGATATCGTCACCGAAGCCCACCGCGTCGACTACGAGGACCTCTCCTCGGGCGCCCAGTCGGAACTCGAGTACGTGGTCCAAGATCTAGTCGAGGAAAACGAGGAGCGGTTCGTCGACTTCTACAACGAAGCCCAGCCGATCACGCTGCGGCTCCACCAGCTGAACCTGCTGCCGGGCATCGGGAAGAAGCTCCGCAACGGCATCCTCGACGAGCGAAAGCGCAAGCCCTTCGAGAGCTTCGAGGAGCTGTCAGAGCGGGTCTCCGGCCTGCACGATCCCGACGAGATCCTCGTCGAGCGCATCCTCGAGGAGCTTCGGGACGACGACCTGAAGTATCAAACGTTCGTCGGCCGACAGGAAGAGGAAAACGCCCGGTAA
- a CDS encoding RNA polymerase Rpb4 family protein, with product MTIFKEIVDEEFLTVSETKELLADIEAERALDEERELPYELARAIEHANRFAVLEPEEAQQLVDDLQDLEKVDEPTAYKIANLLPRNRDELRSVYAQQRYSLSGDELDEILNVVAQYA from the coding sequence ATGACGATCTTCAAAGAGATCGTCGACGAGGAGTTCCTCACCGTCTCGGAAACCAAGGAACTGCTCGCCGACATCGAAGCCGAACGCGCACTGGACGAGGAGCGCGAACTCCCCTACGAGCTCGCGCGGGCGATCGAACACGCCAACCGGTTCGCCGTCCTCGAGCCCGAGGAGGCCCAGCAGCTCGTCGACGACCTGCAGGACCTCGAGAAGGTCGACGAGCCGACGGCCTACAAGATCGCCAACCTCCTGCCGCGCAACCGGGACGAACTCCGGTCGGTCTACGCACAGCAGCGGTACTCGCTGTCGGGGGACGAACTCGACGAAATTCTCAACGTCGTGGCGCAGTACGCCTGA